AAAGCAGGCCGCCGATGGTAGTCGGAATCAGGCAGACGAACAGCGAGATGAACGCCGCGACGGTGATGTTGGCGCCGACGTAATCGGCAAAGGGCTTGAGCGTCGCGCAGACGATGACGAACACGATCGTAAAGCCTGCCAACAGGATGGTCAGGGCGATCTCGTTGGGCGTCTTCTGCCGCGAGGAACCTTCCACGAGGGCGATCATCTTGTCGAGGAAACTTTCGCCCGGCTGTACGGTCACCTTTACCAGAATACGGTCGGAGAGTACTTTCGTACCGCCCGTGACGGAACTCTTGTCACCGCCGGCTTCACGGATCACCGGAGCCGACTCACCCGTGATGGCGCTTTCGTCGATCGACGCCAGTCCCTCGATTATCTCACCGTCGGCAGGGATGGTGTCGCCCGCGACGCATTCGAATACGTCACCCTTGCGCAGCGCCGAGCTGCTGACGATGTGCGATTGTCCATCCTTCTCGATACGTTTGGCAGGAGTCTCCTCACGGGTTCTGCGCAGCGAGTCGGCCTGCGCCTTGCCGCGCGCCTCGGCGATAGCCTCGGCAAAGTTGGCGAAGAGCACCGTGGCCAGCAGCACGAGGAAGATCACGATATTATAGCCCAGCGATCCCTGCGACGTGTTGCCCGTCACGGCGATCCAGACGATCAGCAGCAACATGACGAACGTTACGACCTCGACCGTGAACATGATCGGGTTCTTGATCATCACACGCGGATCGAGCTTGCGAAACGACTCAACGAAACTTGCATTTACAAGCTGTTTGTTGAACAACGAATTATTTACTCGATTTTTCATTTTTCAAATCCGGATTAGAAACTTAAATAATCGGCGATGGGGCCCAGAGCCTGTGCCGGGAAGAACGAAAGGGCGGCGACGATGATGATGACAGCGAAAGTCATCAGCGAGAAGGTGCCCGTGTCGGTCTTCAGCGTACCAGCGCTTTCGGGGATATATTTCTTCGATGCCAGCAGTCCGGCGATGGCAACCTGTCCCACGATCGGGAAATAACGCCCCATGATCAGTGCGATGCCGGTCATGATATTCCAGAACGGCGTGTTATCACCCAATCCCTCGAATCCCGAACCGTTGTTGGCGGCAGCCGAGGTGTACTCGTAGAGCATTTCGCTCAGGCCGTGGAATGAGGGGTTGTTCAGCCAGCCGATCTCCGGGTTGGCAGCGGCTACGGCGGCTGAAATTCCCGTGCCGACGAGGATCAGGAAGGGGTGCATCAGCACGACCAGCGTGGCGATCTTCATTTCGCGCGCTTCGACCTTGTGTCCGAGAAATTCGGGGGTGCGCCCCACCATCAAGCCACTGATGAAGACGGCGATGATGAGGAAGGCGAAGTAGTTCATCCAGCCTACGCCTACGCCGCCGAACCAACAGTTGATCTGCATATTGAGCATCTGCATCATACCGCTCAGCGGAGTCTGTGAGTCGTGCATCGAGTTGACCGAACCGTTCGACGTGACGGTCGTCACCATGCCCCACATGGCCGAAGCCGCCGAACCGATGCGGATCTCTTTACCCTCCATCGAGCCGAGATCCTGCGCAATGCCCATTTCGTCGATATTGGGGTTGCCGCCCATCTCCTGCGGAACGGAAACAAAGACACCAGCCGTGAAGGCGAAGAGCATAACGCCGAAGATCCAGGCGGCCAACTTGCGGCGACGCACATAGAACCCGAAAGCCCAAGCCATCGCCATCGGGATAATCAGAATCGACCAGCACTCCAGCATGTTCGTGAAGGCGTTGGGATTCTCCAGCGGATGAGAGGAATTGACGCCGAAATAGCCGCCGCCATTGGTGCCCAGCTGTTTGATAGGCACAATGGCCGCCGTGGGACCCTGGGAGATGACTTGCTCGTTGCCTTCGAGCGTAGTGATGGTCTGTTTGCCGTCGAACGACATCGGTGTGCCGTTGATCACCAGCAGAATACCGACCAGAAGCGACAGGGGCATCAGGATACGGGTCGTACTCTTGACGAGGAACACCCAGAAATTACCGATGGCTTTAGTGGTCTTGCCCGCCAGCGCTTTCATGATACCGGCCATGGCTGCCATACCGCACGCTGCGGTGATGAACTGGAAGAGCATGATCACGAACAACTGCGTGAAATAAGTAAGACCGCTTTCACCGCTATAATGCTGCAGGTTGCAGTTCACCATGAACGAGATACAGGTGTTGAATGCCAAGTCGGGTGTCTGGTTGGCATTACCGTCGGGATTGAGCGGCAGCCAACTCTGGCAGCAGAGCAGCACCATGCCCCAGAAGAACCAGAAAAGGTTGACCATCAGCAGCGCCTTGAGGAACTTCTTCCAGTCCATATCCTCGTCGGGATTGATGCCGCAAACCTTGTAAATGCCCCTTTCGAGAGGTGTCATGAAATCGAGCCACGTACGCTCGCCTCGGTATACTTTGGCAATGTAGCGTCCCAGCGGATAACATAGCACCACAAGGGCCACCCATTGCAGAATAACGCCTAATATTTCCGTATTCATTTATTTATCTTTTTACGGGTCAGACAATCAGAATTTTTCGGGTTTTATGAGCACATACATCAGGTAGACGAATCCGACGATGCTCAGAATAAGCAGTCCTGTAAACATTTTTAATCAGATTTTTTCAAACCAATCCACACATTTGAAATAGAACCAGTAGCACAACGCCCCCAAGGCGCACAGCAGGATGAAAAGTACGATTGCATTCATCGCTTCAGCTTTTTTGAGTTAGACAACAATTTCGTAAAACCGCAAAGCATCCGGCACAGCAGCAGCATTGCGCCGCAAAATATCAGGATCAGGATCACGATTACCATGTCGATTTCTTCTTTCGGTTTGTACCCGGTAGCATACGAAGGCTGTGCCAGAACATTCGTCCGGGCACTATCCGACTGGTTGTCAACAGGATTGGATTCCGGCACACCGACCCAAAAGAACGGCCGCCCTATCAAAATGATAAGGCGGCCGTCTCAGAATGATACGCCTGGCGCCGGCGTCAGGGCTTCATGCCGTAACTTTCCAGCTTGCGGTAAAGCGTGACGATGCCGATGCCCAGCAGGCGGGCGGCTTCGGCTTTATTTCCGTTCGTGTATTCTAATATTTGAAAAAGGTGCTGCAAGCGGCTATGTATCTGAGATTTCTCCACAGCCCGTGCCAATAATGGCAAAATTTTATTGTTGTCATCACCTTTGGTAATATAGGCGAAAGCACCGTTCTTAATGGCCTGCACACCGTCAGGAATGTTGCCATAGGCAGTCAATAAAATAACTTCTACCATCGGAGCCACTCCTTAATGCGTTCCACCATATCGACGCCATTTCCATCCGGTAATTCCACATCGCATAAAACAACATCCGGATCTTCTTGTTGAAGCAACATAAGCCCCGAAGCACAATCTTCAGTTTCTTGATCGGCATGTGGATACTGCCCGGAAGCATATGACGGACGGTAGAGAGATCGACGACATATCTTTCGATAAACTCCCGCTTCAACTCTTGAGCGGAATATCCTCGACTTTGTATTCGTAATGCAGGAATGCCGCAAGCGCTCCTTTTTTTCGGTGCCGGTATCCGCCTTATCCCAGGCGGATGATCCGCGCCTCGTCGTCCGACTCGGGCAGCGGGGCGGGGGTGAAGTCGGAA
This Alistipes onderdonkii DNA region includes the following protein-coding sequences:
- a CDS encoding potassium-transporting ATPase subunit F, with product MFTGLLILSIVGFVYLMYVLIKPEKF
- the kdpA gene encoding potassium-transporting ATPase subunit KdpA; the encoded protein is MNTEILGVILQWVALVVLCYPLGRYIAKVYRGERTWLDFMTPLERGIYKVCGINPDEDMDWKKFLKALLMVNLFWFFWGMVLLCCQSWLPLNPDGNANQTPDLAFNTCISFMVNCNLQHYSGESGLTYFTQLFVIMLFQFITAACGMAAMAGIMKALAGKTTKAIGNFWVFLVKSTTRILMPLSLLVGILLVINGTPMSFDGKQTITTLEGNEQVISQGPTAAIVPIKQLGTNGGGYFGVNSSHPLENPNAFTNMLECWSILIIPMAMAWAFGFYVRRRKLAAWIFGVMLFAFTAGVFVSVPQEMGGNPNIDEMGIAQDLGSMEGKEIRIGSAASAMWGMVTTVTSNGSVNSMHDSQTPLSGMMQMLNMQINCWFGGVGVGWMNYFAFLIIAVFISGLMVGRTPEFLGHKVEAREMKIATLVVLMHPFLILVGTGISAAVAAANPEIGWLNNPSFHGLSEMLYEYTSAAANNGSGFEGLGDNTPFWNIMTGIALIMGRYFPIVGQVAIAGLLASKKYIPESAGTLKTDTGTFSLMTFAVIIIVAALSFFPAQALGPIADYLSF
- a CDS encoding helix-turn-helix domain-containing protein: MQHLFQILEYTNGNKAEAARLLGIGIVTLYRKLESYGMKP